GAGATTCGGGGGCAGAAAGTGATGCGGGCGGTGTATAGCGAGAATCAGCTCGTTGAGGTACTGACGGATTTCTGGTTCAATCACTTCAATGTGACCACGAGTGATGGTGCGGTGCGCAATCGCGCGCTTTCCTATGAGCGCGATGCGATTCGTCCCAATGTGCTGGGCAAGTTCCGCGTGATTTTGGGAGCGACGGCGAAGCATCCGGCGATGTTGTATTATCTGGACAATGCACAGTCGCGCATGGCGCCGCCATCGAAACGGGAGCAGGCAGAGCCTGAGAAGGAGGTGGCATCGGGCGAGATGGGTATGGATGGCGATATGGACGGTGGTATGATGAGCGGCGAGATGATGGGTGGTGAGATGGCAAAGGCTGTTGCGGAGCCAAATACACCTCCAAAACGCAAGTATGGTTTGAATGAGAATTATGCCCGCGAGTTGATGGAGTTACACACCCTGGGCGTGGATGGTGGGTACACGCAGCAGGATGTTACCGAGGTTGCACGCGTGTTGACCGGATGGGCTGCGATGCCTTATAACAATTCGAAAAATGTGCGAAAAAATCTCGAGAAGCAAATCGCAACTGGAAAGAAAAAAGTCATTCGTCAGGGCGAATTTTTATTTCACAAAGACTGGCACGACGACAAGGCCAAGGTGGTGTTAGGTGAGCAGTTCCCGGCAGGTGGTGGTATAGAAGAGGGCGAGCGCGTTCTGGATATGCTGTCTAAGCACCCTTCAACCGCGCGTTTTATTTCGACCAAGCTGGCGCGTCGGTTTGTAAACGATGAGCCGTCAGATGATCTTATTGATGAGATGGCAGAAACCTTTACCAAAACCGATGGGGATATCGCTGCTGTGATGGCTACGCTGGCGCAGTCCCGCGTGTTTTGGGCAGAGGCGAAGAAGCGCAGCAAGATGAAGTCGCCGTTAGAAGTAGTGGTGAGTTCTCTTCGCGCGCTGGAAGCCGATGTGAAGAATGCACAGCCGCTGATGCGCTGGTTTGAC
This genomic window from Gemmatimonadota bacterium contains:
- a CDS encoding DUF1800 domain-containing protein, which gives rise to MILRVVLAVLCWSALLEVAPANADLQLPYKAEGLSKEQAAAYLLERFAFGARPGEVERVAKMDPEKWLAQQLAGNLPDAELDKRLEAFPALKLTPAEMQAIYVRNGLVQSMMEKEGLIDPAAKTSRKEMNEKTSAYRKKHGLRSYGMLASREIRGQKVMRAVYSENQLVEVLTDFWFNHFNVTTSDGAVRNRALSYERDAIRPNVLGKFRVILGATAKHPAMLYYLDNAQSRMAPPSKREQAEPEKEVASGEMGMDGDMDGGMMSGEMMGGEMAKAVAEPNTPPKRKYGLNENYARELMELHTLGVDGGYTQQDVTEVARVLTGWAAMPYNNSKNVRKNLEKQIATGKKKVIRQGEFLFHKDWHDDKAKVVLGEQFPAGGGIEEGERVLDMLSKHPSTARFISTKLARRFVNDEPSDDLIDEMAETFTKTDGDIAAVMATLAQSRVFWAEAKKRSKMKSPLEVVVSSLRALEADVKNAQPLMRWFDRMGEPLYGYLQPTGFPDYAESWANSGTLIARINFGIHLATGRINGVTLKQLPKDSAGLTTDEALAMYSKLLLPAQDTSAIASEVKKTVPADAERKDVQVISMLIGSPEFQYR